From one Agrobacterium fabrum str. C58 genomic stretch:
- a CDS encoding cupredoxin domain-containing protein, protein MTRLKLALLLTALATPAFAGGTHSGGDNVMAIGEPGDKSKVTQTIQVTMKETPDGKMMFTPAKFEFKKGKTVRFAVKNVGELDHEFILDEQKANLEHKAVMAKAPEMEHDNPNAISLAPGESGEIVWKFTNDGMFEFACLKPGHYEAGMRGDLKVSAK, encoded by the coding sequence ATGACCAGACTGAAACTTGCACTGCTTCTCACCGCTCTCGCCACGCCCGCTTTTGCAGGCGGCACCCACTCCGGCGGCGACAACGTAATGGCGATCGGCGAACCGGGCGACAAATCCAAGGTGACCCAGACCATTCAGGTAACGATGAAGGAAACGCCTGACGGCAAGATGATGTTCACCCCCGCCAAGTTCGAATTCAAGAAGGGCAAGACCGTGCGTTTTGCCGTGAAGAATGTCGGCGAACTGGACCATGAATTCATCCTCGACGAACAGAAGGCCAATCTGGAGCACAAGGCCGTCATGGCAAAGGCTCCCGAGATGGAACACGACAATCCGAACGCCATCAGCCTCGCGCCGGGCGAAAGCGGCGAAATCGTCTGGAAATTCACCAATGACGGCATGTTCGAATTCGCCTGCCTGAAACCCGGGCATTACGAAGCCGGCATGCGCGGCGATCTCAAAGTTTCAGCAAAGTAA
- a CDS encoding DoxX family protein — MTDPSSTLRLRGLLAEIVAAPLTRTVALLALCSAYIQGPLTKIFDFPGAIAEMNHFGLQPAAAFAVFVIIFELTASAMVVTGVLRWVGALALSGFTLLATFIALRFWEMAPGMDRMMATNAFFEHLGLAGAFVIVAAIDLTKGTGK; from the coding sequence ATGACTGATCCATCTTCGACCCTTCGCCTTCGCGGGCTTCTTGCTGAAATCGTCGCCGCGCCCCTTACACGAACCGTGGCTCTTCTGGCGCTTTGTTCGGCGTATATTCAGGGGCCGCTCACCAAGATCTTTGATTTTCCCGGCGCGATTGCCGAGATGAACCATTTTGGCCTGCAGCCGGCGGCGGCATTTGCCGTTTTTGTCATTATTTTTGAACTTACCGCCTCCGCCATGGTGGTAACGGGCGTCCTGCGCTGGGTGGGTGCTCTGGCGCTTTCGGGCTTCACGCTTCTTGCGACCTTCATCGCTCTCCGGTTCTGGGAAATGGCGCCCGGCATGGACCGCATGATGGCCACCAATGCCTTCTTCGAACATCTCGGTCTGGCCGGCGCCTTTGTTATCGTCGCTGCAATCGATCTCACGAAAGGAACAGGCAAATGA
- a CDS encoding MFS transporter, which produces MTLAVTEQAGSRSAMALAAVCLSALMFGLEISSVPAILPTLEEVLQADFRQLQWIMNAYTIGVTMVLMATGALADRFGRKRVFIASIVAFALSSLACGMTQSVSVLIGARFLQGLSGGAMLVCQIAILSHQFRTARERGMAFGWWGIVSGVGLGFGPIIGGAIVALWSWEWVFLVHVVLGIVTWLLAAGGVGESRDPEAARLDLAGMATLSVAVFCLAFFITQGPELGFANPMALLILGISVASFIAFVIAEKRTQRPMFDFSVFRIRPFSGAIIGSAAMNISFWPFMIYLPIWFQAGLGYDSVTAGLGLLAYTLPALVMPPLAERLSLRYQPHLVIPAGLFTIGLGFMLMKFGSGIENASWLTMLPGCILAGIGLGLTNTPVTNTTTGAVSPARSGMASGIDMSARMISLAINIPIMGFILVEGVRASLRANLPVGTEMKALQSLAEKIAAGTVSTLPQEVSERLVHRALADGFGLVMVYAGIGVWLLAALSYLVFGRQRWEGNE; this is translated from the coding sequence ATGACCCTTGCTGTTACCGAACAAGCGGGCAGCAGAAGCGCCATGGCGCTTGCTGCCGTTTGTCTCTCCGCCCTGATGTTCGGACTGGAAATTTCCAGTGTTCCGGCAATCCTGCCCACGCTCGAAGAGGTGCTGCAGGCGGATTTCCGCCAGCTTCAGTGGATCATGAACGCCTATACGATCGGCGTGACCATGGTGCTGATGGCAACCGGCGCGCTGGCCGACCGCTTCGGCCGCAAACGCGTCTTTATTGCCAGCATTGTCGCTTTCGCGCTTTCTTCCCTTGCCTGCGGAATGACGCAGAGTGTTTCCGTATTGATCGGCGCCCGCTTCCTTCAGGGATTGAGCGGCGGGGCGATGCTGGTGTGCCAGATCGCCATCCTGTCGCACCAGTTCCGCACGGCCCGGGAGCGTGGCATGGCGTTCGGCTGGTGGGGCATCGTCTCTGGCGTGGGGCTGGGTTTTGGCCCGATCATCGGCGGCGCCATTGTCGCGCTGTGGAGCTGGGAATGGGTGTTTCTCGTTCATGTGGTGCTCGGCATCGTGACGTGGCTGCTTGCCGCTGGTGGCGTAGGAGAATCGCGCGATCCGGAGGCGGCCCGCCTTGATCTTGCCGGCATGGCCACACTTTCGGTCGCCGTCTTTTGCCTTGCCTTTTTCATCACGCAGGGGCCCGAGCTCGGTTTTGCGAACCCGATGGCGCTTCTTATCCTCGGTATCTCGGTCGCGAGCTTCATTGCCTTTGTAATTGCTGAAAAGCGCACGCAGAGGCCGATGTTTGATTTCTCCGTGTTCCGCATCCGGCCTTTTTCCGGCGCGATCATCGGTTCGGCGGCGATGAATATCAGCTTCTGGCCGTTCATGATCTATCTGCCGATCTGGTTTCAGGCCGGTCTCGGTTATGACAGCGTCACCGCCGGCCTCGGCCTGCTTGCCTATACGCTGCCGGCGCTGGTTATGCCGCCGCTTGCAGAGCGCCTGTCGTTGCGTTATCAGCCGCACCTCGTCATTCCGGCCGGGTTGTTCACCATCGGCCTGGGTTTCATGCTGATGAAATTCGGCAGCGGCATCGAAAATGCCAGCTGGCTCACCATGCTGCCCGGCTGCATTCTTGCCGGCATCGGGCTCGGCTTGACCAATACGCCGGTCACCAACACCACCACGGGCGCGGTTTCCCCCGCCCGCTCCGGCATGGCGTCCGGCATCGACATGAGCGCCCGCATGATCTCGCTTGCCATCAACATCCCCATCATGGGCTTCATTCTGGTGGAGGGCGTCCGGGCTTCGTTGCGGGCAAATCTGCCTGTGGGCACGGAAATGAAGGCCCTGCAATCGCTTGCGGAAAAGATTGCGGCCGGAACGGTAAGCACCCTGCCTCAAGAGGTTTCAGAGAGGCTTGTTCATCGGGCGCTGGCAGATGGTTTTGGGCTGGTGATGGTTTATGCGGGCATTGGCGTCTGGCTGCTTGCCGCGCTCAGCTACCTGGTTTTTGGCCGCCAACGGTGGGAGGGCAACGAGTAA
- a CDS encoding MFS transporter: MSAAKSSASSFAPLAQPVFAVLWAATVLGNTGSFMRDVASSWLMTDLSASPAAVALVQAAGTLPIFLLAIPAGVLTDILDRRKFLIAVQLLLASVSVTLMVLAHTGMLSVSALIGLTFLGGIGAALMGPTWQAIVPELVKREDIKSAVALNSLGINIARSIGPAVGGILLAAFGAAFTYGADVASYFFVIAALLWWPRAKNANNALQENFFGAFRAGLRYTRASRPLHVVLLRAAIFFAFASAVWALLPLVARQLLGGDASFYGILLGAVGAGAIAGALVMPKLRARFDADGLLLGAAIVTALVMAGLSFAPPKWLAIIILLFLGGAWITALTTLNGAAQAILPNWVRGRGLAVYLTVFNGAMTAGSIGWGAVGEAAGVPGTLLIGAAGLFIAGLIMHRLKLPAGDADMVPSNHWPEPLVAEPVAHDRGPVLILIEYTVEKDHRSAFLHALDELSQERRRDGAYGWGVTEDSADPQKIVEWFMVESWAEHLRQHKRVSNADADLQGKVLAYHSGLEKPVVRHFLTINRPGKA, encoded by the coding sequence ATGAGTGCCGCAAAATCCTCGGCGAGCAGCTTTGCTCCTCTTGCGCAACCGGTTTTCGCCGTCCTCTGGGCCGCGACGGTGCTCGGCAATACCGGCAGCTTCATGCGTGATGTCGCCAGTTCATGGTTGATGACCGATCTTTCGGCCTCGCCGGCGGCGGTCGCGTTGGTTCAGGCGGCTGGAACCCTGCCGATCTTTCTTCTGGCGATCCCGGCCGGCGTGCTGACCGATATTCTAGACCGCCGCAAATTCCTGATCGCAGTCCAGCTGCTGCTGGCCTCGGTCAGCGTCACCCTCATGGTTCTCGCCCATACCGGCATGTTGTCCGTCAGCGCCCTGATTGGCCTCACCTTCCTCGGCGGCATCGGTGCGGCACTGATGGGGCCGACCTGGCAGGCCATCGTGCCGGAACTGGTGAAGCGCGAGGACATCAAGAGCGCCGTGGCGCTGAACTCGCTCGGCATCAACATCGCCCGTTCCATCGGCCCCGCTGTCGGTGGCATCCTGCTTGCGGCCTTCGGTGCTGCCTTTACCTATGGTGCCGATGTCGCGAGCTATTTCTTTGTCATCGCCGCTCTTCTGTGGTGGCCACGGGCGAAGAACGCCAATAATGCACTTCAGGAGAATTTCTTCGGTGCATTCCGGGCCGGCCTTCGTTACACCCGCGCCAGCCGGCCGCTGCATGTCGTCCTGCTGCGGGCCGCGATCTTCTTTGCTTTCGCCAGTGCCGTCTGGGCGCTGTTGCCTCTGGTCGCCCGGCAATTGCTGGGTGGAGATGCGAGTTTCTACGGTATCCTGCTCGGCGCCGTTGGAGCCGGTGCGATCGCCGGTGCGCTGGTCATGCCGAAGCTGCGTGCCCGTTTTGATGCCGATGGCCTGCTTCTGGGTGCCGCCATCGTCACCGCGCTCGTCATGGCCGGGCTGTCGTTCGCACCGCCGAAATGGCTTGCCATCATCATCCTGCTGTTCCTCGGCGGCGCCTGGATCACGGCACTGACGACGCTCAATGGCGCAGCCCAGGCGATCTTGCCGAACTGGGTGCGGGGTCGTGGTCTGGCGGTTTATCTCACCGTCTTTAATGGTGCGATGACGGCGGGCAGCATTGGCTGGGGTGCTGTGGGTGAAGCCGCGGGTGTGCCGGGCACCCTGCTGATCGGTGCAGCCGGTCTCTTCATCGCCGGCCTCATCATGCATCGCCTGAAACTGCCTGCGGGTGATGCGGATATGGTGCCGTCCAACCATTGGCCCGAACCGCTCGTTGCCGAGCCTGTGGCCCATGATCGCGGCCCGGTTCTGATCCTGATCGAATATACTGTGGAGAAGGATCACCGTTCGGCTTTCCTGCATGCTTTGGACGAACTCTCCCAGGAGCGCCGCCGCGATGGAGCCTATGGCTGGGGTGTCACCGAAGACTCCGCCGATCCGCAGAAGATCGTGGAATGGTTCATGGTGGAATCCTGGGCCGAGCATCTGCGCCAGCACAAGCGGGTTTCCAATGCCGATGCGGATTTGCAGGGCAAGGTGCTTGCTTACCATTCCGGGTTGGAAAAGCCTGTCGTGCGCCACTTCCTCACGATCAATCGCCCAGGAAAAGCATAA
- a CDS encoding LysR family transcriptional regulator, with the protein MSTLDVEAVEAFVTIADLQSFTRAAETLGTTQGAISVKLKRLEDRLGQRLLERTPRSVRLSAQGAVFLAPAREFLAAHDRALAGLSSPRRRFGLGIAAHVAGPEVPTLLARLNDHDPGLTIEVRMDHSRSLLDAFDRGEIDAAIIRREDDRRDGEVLGPEHFGWYATPQFEHRQGEPLRLAALSPACGVRNIATHALDAAAIAWTEVFLGGTSSMVTAAVSAGLAISAFSCRLAPPGTVEVSQRFGLPPLPSSEIIMFSTLTDSRSREALRTLAAAFREHRPGPISPDIG; encoded by the coding sequence ATGAGCACGCTGGATGTGGAAGCCGTCGAGGCCTTCGTCACCATCGCTGATCTGCAGAGCTTCACCCGCGCCGCCGAAACGCTGGGCACCACCCAGGGCGCCATCAGCGTCAAGCTCAAACGACTGGAAGACAGGCTTGGTCAGCGGCTGCTCGAAAGAACACCGCGTTCGGTGCGCCTGTCCGCCCAGGGGGCGGTGTTTCTCGCACCCGCCCGCGAATTTCTCGCGGCTCACGATCGTGCACTGGCAGGCCTTTCCTCGCCGCGCCGCCGTTTCGGCCTCGGCATTGCCGCGCATGTGGCGGGGCCAGAGGTGCCGACGCTTCTCGCGCGGCTCAACGACCACGACCCCGGCCTTACGATTGAAGTCCGGATGGACCATTCCCGCTCCCTGCTCGATGCCTTTGACCGTGGGGAAATCGATGCGGCCATCATCAGGCGCGAGGACGACCGGCGCGACGGCGAGGTGCTAGGACCGGAGCATTTCGGCTGGTACGCAACTCCGCAATTCGAACATCGTCAGGGCGAACCTCTCAGGCTGGCGGCACTTTCACCCGCCTGTGGTGTGCGCAACATCGCCACCCATGCCCTGGATGCGGCGGCGATTGCCTGGACGGAGGTATTTCTCGGCGGCACATCGTCGATGGTGACCGCAGCCGTCTCGGCCGGGCTTGCGATTTCCGCCTTTTCCTGCCGTCTTGCGCCGCCAGGGACAGTCGAGGTTAGCCAGCGTTTTGGCCTGCCGCCTCTGCCCTCCAGCGAAATCATCATGTTTTCGACCCTGACCGACAGCAGGTCCCGCGAAGCGTTGCGTACACTTGCCGCCGCCTTTCGCGAGCATAGGCCGGGACCAATTTCGCCTGATATCGGCTAA
- a CDS encoding pyrroline-5-carboxylate reductase, producing MSLPQKIGFIGTGAITDAMVRGLLVKPAAVPHVMVSQRSADISARLAADFPQVIISRDNQMIVDGCDTVMLAIRPQIAEEVIRPLRFRDGQKVISVVAATSRDALLDWIGADVRLAQAIPLPFVARRKGVTAIYPADTDTAAIFNVLGNAVECTTKAEYDLLAAASALMATYFGIMQTTTEWLAENGLPEDKARAYVTPLFAGLSEVALLSGGKTDFTEMSREFATKGGLNEQVMQDFDRNGGSNALKEALSRVMERIAQ from the coding sequence ATGTCCCTTCCCCAGAAAATCGGTTTCATCGGAACGGGTGCCATCACCGATGCGATGGTGCGCGGCCTGCTTGTCAAGCCCGCCGCCGTACCGCATGTCATGGTGTCCCAGCGCAGTGCGGATATCTCGGCCAGACTTGCCGCCGATTTTCCGCAGGTGATCATCTCCCGTGACAATCAGATGATCGTTGATGGCTGCGATACCGTCATGCTGGCAATCCGTCCGCAGATCGCCGAAGAGGTCATCCGGCCTCTGCGGTTCCGGGACGGACAGAAGGTCATCAGCGTCGTGGCTGCAACCAGCCGCGACGCGCTCCTGGACTGGATCGGCGCGGATGTACGTCTCGCCCAAGCGATCCCGCTGCCCTTCGTCGCCCGGCGCAAGGGCGTCACCGCCATCTATCCCGCCGATACGGACACGGCGGCGATCTTCAACGTGCTCGGCAATGCGGTGGAATGCACAACGAAGGCGGAATACGACCTTCTGGCCGCCGCCAGCGCGCTGATGGCCACCTATTTCGGCATCATGCAAACGACGACGGAGTGGCTGGCGGAGAACGGCCTGCCGGAAGACAAGGCGCGGGCCTACGTCACGCCCCTCTTTGCCGGTCTCTCCGAAGTGGCCCTGCTGTCAGGCGGAAAGACTGACTTCACCGAGATGAGCCGCGAATTCGCCACCAAGGGCGGCCTCAACGAGCAGGTCATGCAGGACTTCGACAGAAATGGCGGTTCCAATGCGCTGAAAGAGGCATTGAGCCGGGTGATGGAGCGGATCGCGCAATAA
- a CDS encoding TolC family protein: MMTRPFTLGSKLAAILSLPLFLSGCVSAAQYASRDAGFTTVSAKTSEATGKQTAWVQNRAEARATEARVKTLMAASKTLDVETAVQVALLNNKGLQAAYADLGESAATAWQSTLLVNPSIGLGLTGIGTPGLRAYKTIEGVLTSNILALATLKKNVEIADTGFRKAQLGAALKTLQLAADTRRAWISAVAASENVGQLAQAQTAAAAASELATKLGESGAMNKEGQAREQVFYAELTGQIAKARLEARLAREELTRLMGLWGSDIQYSIPNRLPSLPRVLAQRDTIEAEALQRRVDLQMAKLDLEATARSFKLTEATRYVTDLTLRSGFETERERDEDRIKKRTTGRAELEFVIPIFDSGQARMRESELAYMRAANLLAEKAVNVRSQARSAYQAYRSTYDIALHYRNSVVPLRNRIEEESMRTYNGMLTNTFELLADSREKVNSNLLAIDAKRDFWLAEAGLAPAIYGGGAGAAGGETEVAAASGGGGGGH; this comes from the coding sequence ATGATGACACGACCATTCACACTCGGATCAAAACTCGCGGCAATCCTGTCGTTGCCGCTTTTTCTCAGCGGCTGCGTATCCGCCGCACAATATGCTTCCCGGGACGCCGGTTTTACGACTGTCTCGGCGAAGACATCCGAGGCGACCGGAAAGCAGACCGCCTGGGTGCAGAACCGAGCCGAGGCACGGGCAACAGAGGCCCGCGTCAAAACGCTGATGGCAGCCAGCAAGACCCTCGACGTCGAAACGGCGGTGCAGGTCGCGCTGCTGAACAATAAGGGCCTGCAGGCGGCTTACGCCGATCTGGGCGAATCGGCTGCCACCGCATGGCAATCGACCCTGCTGGTCAACCCAAGCATCGGCCTGGGGCTGACCGGTATCGGCACGCCGGGCCTCAGGGCCTACAAGACGATCGAAGGTGTCCTCACCAGCAATATTCTGGCACTCGCCACGCTCAAAAAAAATGTCGAAATTGCCGATACGGGCTTTCGCAAGGCGCAGCTGGGCGCGGCACTGAAAACGTTGCAACTGGCTGCGGATACCCGTCGGGCATGGATTTCCGCCGTGGCGGCTTCGGAAAACGTCGGCCAGCTGGCGCAGGCGCAGACCGCTGCGGCCGCCGCTTCGGAGCTCGCCACGAAACTCGGTGAGTCAGGCGCGATGAACAAGGAAGGCCAAGCCCGTGAGCAGGTGTTTTACGCCGAACTCACCGGCCAGATCGCCAAGGCGCGGCTGGAGGCCCGTCTTGCCAGGGAGGAACTCACACGGCTGATGGGGCTGTGGGGATCAGATATCCAATACAGCATCCCCAACCGCCTGCCGTCACTTCCCAGGGTGCTGGCCCAGCGTGACACGATCGAGGCCGAGGCCTTGCAACGTCGGGTGGATCTGCAGATGGCCAAGCTCGATCTTGAAGCAACTGCCCGGTCGTTCAAGCTTACCGAGGCGACCCGCTATGTCACCGATCTCACACTGCGCTCCGGTTTCGAGACCGAGCGCGAACGGGATGAAGACCGCATAAAGAAAAGGACGACCGGGCGCGCCGAACTGGAGTTCGTCATTCCAATCTTCGATTCCGGTCAGGCCCGCATGCGGGAATCCGAACTCGCTTATATGCGCGCCGCAAATCTCCTGGCGGAAAAGGCGGTCAATGTCCGTTCGCAAGCCCGCTCGGCCTATCAGGCATACCGCTCGACCTACGATATCGCCCTGCACTACCGCAACAGCGTCGTGCCGTTGCGCAACCGGATCGAGGAGGAATCGATGCGGACCTATAACGGCATGCTCACCAACACTTTCGAGCTGCTGGCCGACAGCCGCGAAAAAGTCAATTCGAACCTGCTCGCCATTGATGCCAAACGCGACTTCTGGCTTGCCGAAGCCGGACTCGCTCCCGCCATTTACGGCGGCGGTGCGGGTGCGGCTGGCGGAGAGACCGAGGTTGCCGCCGCATCCGGCGGCGGCGGTGGCGGACATTGA
- a CDS encoding exonuclease domain-containing protein: MKKAIIFDCEFLCLEGSQRRFWCAAHDPDPVIAQIGAVKLGLEGGFPLLETYKVLISPVDRHGRRYAIDPFFTRLTGITEENIEAEGVPLQDALSSFDSFSEGAQCWSWGKDELNMMAISTYVAGIQPPMPACRFDNAVRLLLAAGMPVEDLAKTPSNSLADYYGVAHPPLQGHDALGDALSVSYALQHLLRSGKLKPEEFTLAA, from the coding sequence ATGAAAAAGGCAATCATATTCGACTGCGAGTTCCTCTGCCTGGAGGGGTCGCAGCGCAGATTCTGGTGTGCGGCCCATGATCCCGATCCCGTCATCGCGCAGATCGGTGCCGTCAAGCTCGGGCTGGAGGGTGGATTTCCGCTTCTGGAGACCTATAAGGTCCTTATCTCTCCGGTCGACCGTCATGGCAGGCGATATGCGATTGATCCGTTCTTCACCAGGCTGACGGGGATCACCGAGGAGAATATCGAGGCGGAAGGCGTTCCTTTGCAGGATGCCCTCTCGAGTTTCGACAGCTTCTCCGAAGGTGCCCAATGCTGGTCATGGGGCAAGGACGAGTTGAATATGATGGCGATCAGCACTTATGTCGCGGGTATCCAGCCGCCCATGCCTGCCTGTCGCTTCGACAATGCCGTCAGGCTCCTGCTTGCGGCGGGGATGCCGGTCGAGGACCTGGCGAAAACGCCCAGCAACAGTCTGGCCGACTATTACGGCGTGGCGCATCCGCCTTTGCAGGGCCACGATGCGCTCGGTGATGCACTTTCAGTTTCCTATGCCCTGCAACATCTCCTGCGGAGCGGAAAGTTGAAGCCGGAAGAATTCACGCTCGCCGCTTAG
- a CDS encoding multicopper oxidase family protein, whose product MFNRRQLLGVSAAMVSSAAWAKTSNSSLPEAALMETAATQAPVKPTTGPDYNPVVTINGWTLPFRMNNGVKEFHLVAEPVEREMAEGMTARLWGYNGQSPGPTIEAVEGDRVRIFVTNKLPEHTTIHWHGMILPSGMDGVGGLSQPHIPVGKTFVYEFDLVKSGTFMYHPHSDEMVQMAMGMMGFFVIHPKDPAFMPVDRDFVFLLNAFDINPGASVPKIMTMTDFNLWAWNSRVFPGIDPLVVSKNDRVRVRVGNLTMTNHPIHMHGYDFEVTCTDGGWVRPEARWPEVSIDIPVGAMRAYEFDAKYVGDWAIHCHKSHHTMNAMGHDVPTFIGVDKKTVTEKIRKIRPDYMPMGTAGMADMGAMEMEIPENTVPMMTGWGPHGPIEMGGMFSVVKVREGISAGDYTDPGWYENPPGTQAWEWTGELPDTQKNSDPKTQITPKPMKHG is encoded by the coding sequence ATGTTCAATAGAAGACAACTTCTGGGCGTCAGCGCCGCAATGGTCTCCTCGGCGGCCTGGGCGAAAACCTCAAACAGCAGCCTGCCGGAAGCGGCTCTCATGGAAACGGCAGCGACGCAGGCACCGGTGAAGCCCACCACCGGTCCCGACTACAATCCGGTCGTCACCATCAATGGCTGGACGCTTCCCTTCCGGATGAACAATGGCGTCAAGGAATTCCACCTTGTCGCCGAGCCGGTGGAGCGCGAAATGGCCGAGGGCATGACCGCCCGCCTGTGGGGCTATAACGGCCAGTCACCCGGCCCGACCATCGAGGCCGTCGAGGGCGACCGGGTGCGCATCTTTGTGACCAACAAGCTGCCGGAACATACGACGATCCACTGGCACGGCATGATTCTGCCGTCGGGCATGGATGGTGTGGGCGGTCTGTCGCAGCCGCATATCCCCGTTGGCAAGACTTTCGTCTACGAGTTCGACCTCGTGAAATCAGGCACCTTCATGTACCACCCGCATTCTGACGAGATGGTGCAGATGGCGATGGGCATGATGGGCTTCTTCGTGATCCACCCGAAAGACCCGGCTTTCATGCCTGTGGACCGCGATTTCGTGTTCCTGCTCAACGCCTTCGATATAAATCCCGGCGCCTCCGTCCCCAAAATCATGACGATGACGGATTTCAATCTGTGGGCTTGGAACAGCCGGGTGTTCCCGGGCATCGATCCGCTGGTGGTTTCCAAGAATGATCGCGTGCGTGTCCGGGTCGGCAACCTGACGATGACCAACCATCCGATCCATATGCATGGTTACGATTTCGAGGTGACCTGCACGGATGGCGGCTGGGTGCGGCCGGAGGCGCGCTGGCCTGAGGTCAGCATCGATATCCCCGTAGGCGCCATGCGGGCCTATGAATTCGACGCCAAATATGTCGGCGACTGGGCGATCCATTGCCACAAGTCGCACCACACGATGAATGCCATGGGACATGACGTCCCGACCTTCATCGGCGTCGACAAAAAAACCGTCACCGAAAAGATCCGCAAGATCCGGCCGGACTATATGCCGATGGGCACCGCCGGCATGGCCGACATGGGCGCGATGGAAATGGAAATCCCTGAGAACACTGTCCCCATGATGACTGGATGGGGACCGCATGGCCCGATTGAGATGGGCGGCATGTTCTCCGTGGTGAAGGTTCGCGAAGGCATCTCCGCGGGCGATTACACCGATCCTGGCTGGTACGAAAACCCGCCCGGAACCCAGGCCTGGGAATGGACCGGCGAATTGCCGGATACGCAAAAAAACTCCGACCCCAAAACGCAGATCACGCCGAAACCGATGAAACACGGCTGA
- a CDS encoding copper-binding protein, whose product MKTIVNFTLAAALLLAAPFSAFAQEFTKGTVKKVDVAAKKVTITHEDLKNLDMPGMTMVFRVKDDAILAKLKEGADIEFIAERADGKLVVAQVK is encoded by the coding sequence ATGAAAACCATCGTTAACTTCACCCTCGCCGCAGCACTTCTGCTCGCCGCTCCCTTCAGCGCCTTCGCCCAGGAATTTACGAAGGGTACGGTGAAAAAAGTGGATGTTGCCGCCAAGAAGGTCACCATTACCCATGAAGACCTGAAAAACCTCGATATGCCTGGTATGACCATGGTGTTCCGCGTGAAGGACGACGCCATCCTCGCCAAGCTCAAGGAAGGCGCTGATATCGAATTCATCGCCGAACGTGCCGATGGCAAGCTTGTCGTCGCCCAGGTGAAATAA